The Egibacteraceae bacterium genome contains the following window.
GGGTGCTCGAGCGCCAGTTCCGCAACTACTACCAGGAGGCGTCCCGGCGGTCGGGCCTGACCGGCGAGAACCTCCTGCGCCTGCTCGAGCTGCGACTGGACAACGTCGTCTACCGCGGCGGGCTCGCCCGGTCGCGTGACGAGGCCCGCCAGATGGTGCGGCACCGCCATTTCCAGGTCAACGGGCGCACCGTCAACATCCCGTCCTACCGGGCCCGGGTGGGCGACGTGCTCACCGTCCGGGAACGCGCCCGCAACATGGTGCCCATCATCGGGTCGCTGGAGATCATCGGCACGCGCACCATCCCGTCGTGGTTGTCCACCGACCAGAACAAGCTGCAGATCAGCGTGCTCGACCTGCCGGCGCGCACGCAGATCGACGTGCCGGTCCAGGAGCAGCTCATCGTGGAGCTGTACTCCAAGTAGCGCGGTTCTTCGAGGGCCGGCGGGCCGTTGGCGGGCTCCGGACCGCTCACCCGCCCGCCCTCCAAGGTCCTCCGCCCGCCGACGGCCCGCCGGCCTCCATACCGACCGCTCCGCCCACACCGCTCCACGTAGGAGGCGAAAACATCAAGTGCTGATCGTTCAGCGTCCCACCATCACCGAAGAGGTCCTCACCGAAGGTCTGCGCTCGGCCTTCAGCATCGAGCCGCTGGAGCCCGGGTTCGGGTACACCCTCGGCAACAGCCTGCGGCGAACGCTGCTGTCGTCCATCCCCGGCGCGGCGATCACGAGCGTGCGGATCGAGGGTGTGCTCCACGAGTTCAGCTCGATCGAGGGGGTCAAGGAGGACGTCACCGACGTCATCTTGAACCTCAAGGACCTCGTGCTGCGCAGCGAGAGCGACCAGCCCGTCGAGATCTTCCTCGGTGGTGAGGGCCCCGGTGAGATCACCGCCGACTTCATCACCGCCCCCGCCGACGTCGAGATCCTGAACCGTGACCTGCACATCGCCACCCTGAACCGCAAGGGCCGCGTGGAGATGTACCTCACGGTGGAGCGCGGCCGGGGCTACGAGTCCGCCGAACGCAACAAGCGACCCGACCAGGCCATCGGGGTCATCCCGATCGACTCGATCTACTCGCCGGTGCGTCGGGTGACCTACCGCGTCGAGGCGACCCGCGTCGAGCAGATGACCAACTACGACCGGCTCATCCTCGACGTGGAGACCGACGGCTCGGTGACCCCCGGGGAGGCGCTGTCGAGCGCCGGCGCGACCCTGAAGGACCTGCTCGCCCTCTTCGCCGACTTCGAGGAGTCGGGACCCGGCGGGCTGTCGATCGGGCCGGACACGGCGGCGGCCCTGCCGAGCTCACCAGACCTGCTCCTGCCGATCGAGGAGATGGACTTCTCGGTGCGCTCGTACAACTGCCTGAAGCGCGAGGGCGTGGCGACCGTCGGCGAGCTGGTGCAGAAGACCGAGCAGGACCTGCTCGACATCCGCAACTTCGGCCAGAAGTCGATCGAGGAAGTGAAGCAGAAGCTCGCCGAGCTGGGGCTGTCCCTCGCCGACTACGGCGGCTACGCGCAGTAGGAGCAAACGATGCCGCAACCGAAGAAGGCCCCTCGTTTCGGGGGATCGCCGGCCCATCACCACCACATCGTGTCGAACCTCACGACCGAGCTCTTCCGCCATGGGCGGATACGCACGACGCTGGCCAAGGCCAAGACGACGCAGCCGGTCGCCGAGCGCATGGTCACGTTCGCCAAGCGCGGAGACCTCCATGCCCGCCGCCAGGTGCTGCGCGTGGTGCGGGACAAGGACGTCGTGCACAAGCTGTTCGCCGACGTCGGTCCCGCGTTCGCCGACCGCAACGGCGGGTACACCCGCGTGCTGAAGCTCGGCCCCCGCAAGGGGGACGCGGCACCCATGGCGCTGATCGAGCTCGTCGAGGGTGTGGCCGTCGGCGGCGAAGGGTCGCTGGAGGAGGCGCCGCGCCGTCGCTGGAGCCTGCGCCGCCGCCGCGGTGGCAGCCTCTCGGCCACCGCCCGGGAGCGCGGCGAGGACGAAGCCGCGAGCTTCGACCGGGGCGAGGAGGGCGCCGAGGCCTACGAGCAGCCGGAACCGGAACCGGAGCCCCAGCCGGAGCCGGAGCCGGAACCCGAGCCCGCCGCCACCGACGGGGACGACACGGAGGCGCCCCAAGCTGACCCCGCCGAGGTGGAGGCGCGCCTGGCAGCCGAGGACAGCGCTGCGGAGGCAGCCGACGGTGCGGACGACCCGGATCTTGAGGCGCTCCCTGACGACACGCCGTCGACGCCGACCGCCGACGAGTCCGACGGTGGCGAGAACGAGGACGACCGACCCTGACCGGCGAGGTCGACTGTTGTCGCCGTGGCGGCCACGCCCCAATTGGAACCGGTGACGTAGCCGAGCGGCGGGTGGGCTCGGCGACGGTCCGGCTCCGCATCGACCTGGCCTACGACGGGTCGGGATTCCGCGGGTTCGCCCGCCAGCCCGGTCAACGCACCGTCCAGGGCGTCCTCGAGGGCGCCCTCGGGCGGCTCCTCGACAGCGACGTCACGACCACGGGCGCGGGCCGGACCGATGCCGGCGTCCACGCCACGGCACAGACGGTGCACTGCGACGTCCCCGCCGGCGCACGCCTGCTCGTCGACCTGGCGCGGGCACGCCGTGGCCTCGACGCGCTCTGCGGCCGGGACCTGACCGTCTGGCGGGTGCGCCGCGTGCCGGACACGTTCAACGCCCGCTTCTCCGCGACCGGGCGGCGCTACCGGTACCGGATCTGCGACGCCGCGGCGATGGACCCGCTGTGGCGCCAGGACACCTGGCACCTCGGCACGCCCACGCTGGATGTCGCCGCCATGGAGGCCGGCGGGCGCCACCTCGTGGGCGAGCACGACTTCAGCGCTTTCTGCCGCCGCGCCGGTGACCAGCACCTCGTCCGGCGCATCACCCGGCTGGAGGTGCGGCGCCGGCGTGCCGGCCTCGTGACACTCGCTGTGGACGGCCGGGCGTTCTGCCACCAGATGGTCCGTTCGGTCACGGGCTGCCTGGTGCCCGTGGGGCAGGGCCTGCACCCCCCTGCATGGGTCGCGCAGGTGCTGGCCGGCAAGGACCGGCAGGCGATCGGACGGGTGGCCCCGCCGCACGGGTTGACCCTCGTGGGCGTCGCGTATTCCCGCCCCGCCGGTTGACCTGGGCGCCCGGGGTGCATACCCTGGCCGCTTGTGCGGTCCTCCGACCGCCTTCTTCTGTCCTGCCGCCGCCGGCCTGTTCGCAACACCCGACCTGGCGGCCCCCCGCCGAGACCGGATGAACCCCATGCGCACGTTCTCACCTCGACCGTCCGACATCGACCACCGCTGGTACGTGATCGACGCCCGGGACATGGTCCTCGGCCGTCTCGCCTCGCGTGTCGCCACGGTGCTGCGCGGCAAGCACAAGCCGACGTTCGCGCCCCACGTCGACGGCGGCGACTTCGTGGTCGTGGTCAACGCCGGTGCGGTCAAGCTGACGGGCAACAAGGGCACGCAGAGCCTCGCGCACCGCCACTCGGGGTACCCGGGCTCGCTGAAGTCGGTGCCATTCGCGCGGCTCCTCGCCGACCGGCCCGAAGAGCTGGTCGAGCGCGCCGTCAAGGGCATGCTGCCCCGCAACACCATCGGCCGGGCCCAGATCCACAAGCTCAAGGTGTACGCCGGGCCCGACCATCCGCACGCTGCCCAAAAGCCCGAGCCGTTCCCGCTGTAGGACCAAGGACACCCGATGTCAACGATCTTCACCGGACGCCGCAAGACCTCCGTCGCCCGCGTCCGCCTCGTG
Protein-coding sequences here:
- the rpsD gene encoding 30S ribosomal protein S4; translated protein: MARYTGPDCKLCRRERQKLYLKGTRCEGPKCAIEKRPYPPGEHGRGRIRESEYLLQLREKQKARRIYGVLERQFRNYYQEASRRSGLTGENLLRLLELRLDNVVYRGGLARSRDEARQMVRHRHFQVNGRTVNIPSYRARVGDVLTVRERARNMVPIIGSLEIIGTRTIPSWLSTDQNKLQISVLDLPARTQIDVPVQEQLIVELYSK
- a CDS encoding DNA-directed RNA polymerase subunit alpha: MLIVQRPTITEEVLTEGLRSAFSIEPLEPGFGYTLGNSLRRTLLSSIPGAAITSVRIEGVLHEFSSIEGVKEDVTDVILNLKDLVLRSESDQPVEIFLGGEGPGEITADFITAPADVEILNRDLHIATLNRKGRVEMYLTVERGRGYESAERNKRPDQAIGVIPIDSIYSPVRRVTYRVEATRVEQMTNYDRLILDVETDGSVTPGEALSSAGATLKDLLALFADFEESGPGGLSIGPDTAAALPSSPDLLLPIEEMDFSVRSYNCLKREGVATVGELVQKTEQDLLDIRNFGQKSIEEVKQKLAELGLSLADYGGYAQ
- the rplM gene encoding 50S ribosomal protein L13; this encodes MCGPPTAFFCPAAAGLFATPDLAAPRRDRMNPMRTFSPRPSDIDHRWYVIDARDMVLGRLASRVATVLRGKHKPTFAPHVDGGDFVVVVNAGAVKLTGNKGTQSLAHRHSGYPGSLKSVPFARLLADRPEELVERAVKGMLPRNTIGRAQIHKLKVYAGPDHPHAAQKPEPFPL
- the truA gene encoding tRNA pseudouridine(38-40) synthase TruA, which encodes MGSATVRLRIDLAYDGSGFRGFARQPGQRTVQGVLEGALGRLLDSDVTTTGAGRTDAGVHATAQTVHCDVPAGARLLVDLARARRGLDALCGRDLTVWRVRRVPDTFNARFSATGRRYRYRICDAAAMDPLWRQDTWHLGTPTLDVAAMEAGGRHLVGEHDFSAFCRRAGDQHLVRRITRLEVRRRRAGLVTLAVDGRAFCHQMVRSVTGCLVPVGQGLHPPAWVAQVLAGKDRQAIGRVAPPHGLTLVGVAYSRPAG